In Episyrphus balteatus chromosome 4, idEpiBalt1.1, whole genome shotgun sequence, the sequence AAATGTGAGAGGAAAATTTTATCTTGTTTTGGCTGTTGAcgttgcaaaattttatttttttcttaaattaggGGTGTTAAAATAAAGGTACAGATGATTATTGCTCTAGTATaggttatattttttaaattaattgctgAACAAAGAATATAAAACTCATAGAAAGCAGTGATGACATGTTATTGGAAGTTTGCCGGGGCGAAACACAGATGATTCTCTCTGTGTCAAATTGACAATTACTGTTCTGCTCATTCTTCAGAGTTTAGTGGGTGCTCGGCTCGGTGCCGTTGGTTGTTTATCGTGTTTCGTGTACATATTTCCAGAATACATCAACATATTGTGGTATCAGTAGTTAGTGTATTAGTAAACCAACTAGCAGAAAGCAGATTATAGACAGTATACTCTCTCAGTAGTACCCTAATTCAAGTTCAGTATAGAGAGAAATCTAATTACGTACAGACGTCTGTCTTCCAGTTAAATTTCggattctttttttatttgtaatttgtatcaaacaataaacttaaacaaaatgTCTGAGGTTCCGAATGTTCTAAGCCAATTATTTGGGTaagttatatttatttttgtttttttggaattagacttgaaaacaaaaagtaatttaagcAATCAGACTACAAGAAGTGcattatttttacttgaaaaaaagtCTTACCATTAATTAAATTCATGTGAGTTAACTTTTACTGAGATATGTAATACCTACCTACTCGAACAAATGGTTTGATTTTATAAATCTAAAATCGGTATCTTACCTGTCAACCGACGATATCGAAGCTAAAGCTATTGCGGCCATAATTTATTCTAAATCCAGAGATTAAGTTGCTTAGCTACATAGCAACTTGGCTTTTCCTTAAACAACATTCAAGTGAGTAATTTCCTTTTTAACTAGCTACAAGTGTACTACCTATGCTGTTCTATAAGCTAGATACCTAGACACTTTGTGCATATGTTTCACTTCGATATTCATTGGTATGGATACAAAATGTTACTACATAATTGCAATACTAAATATTTGCAATCATTATGAGCtgcatttaatttattgattttgattCAATCTGAATTTTAAGTATTCTTTAGCTCTTATTGAAAGAGCttacaattatttttaatgcaagtcAAATCCCGAATAATTAACattgatataaaatataaaaatataaaaaattccttACTACATCGCAGAGAAATCGAGAACAACAAGTTGCGCTACattgaaaatcttaaaatagCCTGCGCTATCAAATCCGTATCAGCATGGCCAGAAACTCGTCCCGAGATCCAGAAGATGGTATGAATTCATTCTGATCATTTATTATGTGGTGTTTGAGTGGAAACGTGATAAAATTATCAAATCAATTAAGTACAGCGAATAATTCTAAAGATGCATAACAGCTATTCGTAACTTTTGTTAGACCGATCCTGGAGGTTTGGTCACCTCATTATGAGTGTCACATAGCGAGCCTAGAACGGGttcaaaaaaggtttttgcGATTTGCCTTAAGATACCTAGGTTGGGACAGCCCTTACGACCCCACCCCATACATAGACAGATTTAAACTTATTGACATGCCTTGTCTCCAGAATAGAAggtcttatttatgtttttcgttcattgaaaaattaattaatggaAAAATAGACCCTTTGCACCTTTTGTCTcgcattaattttaatattcctcAACGAAATTTCAGAAATGTCCCCAATAGTAGGTATATTAATCTCAAACTATCGTACCAATTACGAACGATTTTCTCCTTTAAATGCAATGTTCAATCAAATTATTACtcgattttgtaatttatacctaattattatgtttttttttttaatttgtatattcATGTAAATTGAAGCTAGTATTTAGCtgttctaaataaaataaattaagatgCAGTTCTTATTGTTACATTTTATGAAAACGTAACAAAACGATTCATAGgttttttttgaggttttcaTTGGGGATACTAGAAAGAAAAGACCCTGAAATAAAGAAGAACTTCAGAAACgtggcttttttaaaagaacgcTTCTGCCCTCCCGTATCTTTATTAAGAGCAAATCGGCGTATCTGATTACATATGTATTTCAAGTGGTCAGCCGTGAAATTTTTAAACGaatattacttttatttcattaaacgtccctgttaaaaaaaaaaaaaaaaacataaagcgAATTGTTAATAATTAGGTCTTACTTCAGTCTATGAACTAATTTTAAAACCACCACAAGTTGTTGTTTCATTCCAAACattcgattttgtttttgttaaattttcacGTTTACCCCAAACACCCCGGAGATATGAATATCGGTTTTTATTatctctaaaaaaatgtaacttttaaGGTTGAATGGACAGCTGATAAACTTCGTGGCTTGGGAACAGAGATAAAACTTGTCGATGTTGGGAAACAATTGCTTCAAAATGGTACCGAAATTCCTTTACCAAATGTTATACTTGGAACTTTAGgaaaagtaagaaaaataaTGACTTAAAAGAACAATGTTTGCATGTACTTAATGTATGTCGTTATATTTTGAAGGACCCAAAGAAAAAAACGGTCGTAGTCTATGGACATCTTGATGTTCAACCAGCTCTCAAAGACGACGGTTGGAATACTGAGCCTTTTGAATTAACAGAAATTGATGGAAAGCTGTATGCTCGTGGAGCCACAGACGACAAAGGGCCCGTACTATGTTGGATTCATGCTATTGAAGCATATCAGAAGTTAAAAATTGATCTGCCAGTCAATATAAAGTTTGTATTCGAAGGTATGGAGGAAAGTGGTAGCGAAGGTTTGGATGAACTTCTTATTGCTCAAAAAGGTAATActtaatcaattcttttttattgtgaatatttcattgatcgtttttttttcagatgatTTTCTTGCAAATGTAGATTTCGTATGTATTTCGGATAATTATTGGTTGGGTAAAAACCGTCCATGTTTGACTTATGGTCTAAGAGGAATTGCGTATTATAACATTGAAGTAGAATGTGCAGTGAAAGATCTACATAGTGGAGTATTTGGGGGAACTGTGTAAGTAAAATTAAGTCAGCATTTGGCATAAATTTATATACAATATTCTTATTCAGTCATGAAGCAATGCCTGATTTAATCTACCTCATGAATACTTTGACTGATAATAATGGCAAAATCCTAATACCTGGAATTTATAAGGATGTAAGTTTAAAAGATATATTCTGTTTATCAGTTTTTAAAtgcttatttttaatataaaggtGGCTCCTTTATTGGAAAATGAAGACGAAATCTACAAAAACATTGATTACGATGTGAACGACTAcaggttatttttaaaataacaaataatgaCAAAGGgttttttaattgtatattttctttttattttaacttgccAGGAGTGACATTGGAGCCAACAAATTACCTCACAAAGAAGATAAAACACAACTGTTAATGCACAGGTGGCGTTATCCTAGTTTATCAGTTCACGGAATTGAGGGTGCCTTTTACGAACACGGTCAGAAAACAGTCATCCCAGCGAAGGTTATCGGTAAATTTTCAATGCGATTGGTGCCAAATCAAGAACCAGAACAGGTCACCCAATGTGTAATTGATTACCTAAATGCCAAATGGGCTGAGCGAGGATCACCGaataattttaaagttgaattggTTGGTGCTGGAAAGCCGTGGACCGAGAACCCACATCACCCTCATTATGAGGCTGCAAAAAAAGCTGTCAAACATGTATTCAATGTTGAACCTGATATGACCCGCGAAGGTGGTTCGATTCCGGTTACACTGACATTGCAAGAGGCAACtggaaaaaatgttatcttaatCCCAGTTGGAGCAAGTGATGATGGTGCTCACTCACAGaatgaaaaaattgatattcGTAATTATGTAGAAGGAGTAAgcataaaatttcttcaatccatttgttcttttattataatatttcttttttaacaatttttttagacaaaacttttGGGCGCATATCTTTATGAAATTGGTTCAATAAACTAAAAGCTTCataatgatttaaaacaaaaaaaaaaaaatacgca encodes:
- the LOC129918614 gene encoding cytosolic non-specific dipeptidase — its product is MSEVPNVLSQLFGEIENNKLRYIENLKIACAIKSVSAWPETRPEIQKMVEWTADKLRGLGTEIKLVDVGKQLLQNGTEIPLPNVILGTLGKDPKKKTVVVYGHLDVQPALKDDGWNTEPFELTEIDGKLYARGATDDKGPVLCWIHAIEAYQKLKIDLPVNIKFVFEGMEESGSEGLDELLIAQKDDFLANVDFVCISDNYWLGKNRPCLTYGLRGIAYYNIEVECAVKDLHSGVFGGTVHEAMPDLIYLMNTLTDNNGKILIPGIYKDVAPLLENEDEIYKNIDYDVNDYRSDIGANKLPHKEDKTQLLMHRWRYPSLSVHGIEGAFYEHGQKTVIPAKVIGKFSMRLVPNQEPEQVTQCVIDYLNAKWAERGSPNNFKVELVGAGKPWTENPHHPHYEAAKKAVKHVFNVEPDMTREGGSIPVTLTLQEATGKNVILIPVGASDDGAHSQNEKIDIRNYVEGTKLLGAYLYEIGSIN